The proteins below are encoded in one region of Hordeum vulgare subsp. vulgare chromosome 3H, MorexV3_pseudomolecules_assembly, whole genome shotgun sequence:
- the LOC123440701 gene encoding uncharacterized protein At4g15970-like: protein MGSLRSTQHECGGGVSHSVSFLLGALLPTVLLFFLASDRVDEQLSTISSFRFGNGSSAHQLTSSHAANLSTDVSDGDQKSHAQEGRLFPGLAELLPKVAMDDGTVIITSVNEAFARPGSLLDLFRGSFHDGEGIAHLLNHTLIVAADPGALALCKAVHPHCYLLQVMAAGVSSANGFLTRSYLELVWSKLTFQHHVLQLGYNYLYTDLDVLWLRNPFRHISIYADMAISTDRFNGGAEDLKNAPNTGFYYVRSTNRTVEMLSRWRAARSRFRPKAHDQEVFEAIKGEFVAGELQIKLVFLDTVLFDGFCEYHGEMDRVCTMHANCCLRLGTKMHDLRNVVADWKKYSSLTPPEKMSSKLRWTYPAKCAATMKIPS from the exons ATGGGCAGCCTGAGGAGCACGCAGCACGAGTGCGGCGGCGGCGTCAGCCACTCGGTctcgttcctcctcggggctctcCTCCCCACCGTgctgctcttcttcctcgcctccgacCGGGTCGACGAGCAGCTGTCCACCATCTCGAGCTTCAGGTTCGGGAACGGATCCTCGGCTCATCAGCTGACTAGTAGCCATGCCGCTAACCTCTCGACCGATGTATCGGATGGCGATCAAAAG TCACACGCGCAGGAGGGGAGATTATTCCCGGGGCTGGCGGAGCTGCTGCCCAAGGTCGCCATGGACGACGGGACGGTGATCATCACGTCGGTCAACGAGGCGTTCGCGCGGCCCGGCTCCCTGCTCGACCTCTTCCGCGGGAGCTTCCACGACGGCGAGGGGATCGCCCACCTCCTCAACCACACCCTCATCGTCGCCGCCGACCCCGGCGCCTTGGCACTCTGCAAGGCCGTGCACCCGCACTGCTACCTCCTCCAGGTCATGGCCGCCGGCGTCAGCTCCGCCAACGGCTTCCTGACGAGAAGCTACCTCGAGCTCGTCTGGTCCAAGCTCACCTTCCAGCACCACGTCCTCCAGCTCGGCTACAACTATCTCTACACC GATCTGGATGTACTGTGGCTGCGCAACCCGTTCCGGCACATCAGCATCTACGCGGACATGGCCATCTCAACCGACCGGTTCAACGGCGGCGCCGAGGACCTGAAGAACGCGCCGAACACCGGCTTCTACTACGTCAGGTCCACCAACCGCACGGTGGAGATGCTGAGCCGGTGGCGGGCGGCGAGGTCGCGGTTCCGGCCGAAGGCCCACGACCAGGAGGTCTTTGAGGCAATCAAGGGCGAGTTCGTCGCCGGCGAGCTGCAGATAAAGCTGGTGTTCCTCGATACGGTGCTCTTCGACGGCTTCTGCGAGTACCACGGCGAGATGGACAGGGTGTGCACGATGCACGCCAACTGCTGCCTCAGGCTCGGGACCAAGATGCACGACCTCAGGAACGTGGTCGCCGACTGGAAAAAGTACTCGAGCCTGACGCCGCCGGAGAAGATGAGCAGCAAACTCAGGTGGACGTACCCCGCCAAGTGTGCGGCTACGATGAAAATACCATCTTAG